The following nucleotide sequence is from Bos taurus isolate L1 Dominette 01449 registration number 42190680 breed Hereford chromosome 3, ARS-UCD2.0, whole genome shotgun sequence.
CCAGTAAACTGAGAGAGAAATGTGCAACATCAGAGAAACAACTACTATTTCAAGAATATTGAAGGCTCTTcaaaatgtgctgtgcttagttgctcagtcatgtccaactctctgcgaccccaaggactgcagcccaccaggctcctctgtccatgggattctccaggcaagaatactggagtgggttaccatttccttctccagctcttcTAAATAAGAAATTATAAACTCCACAATTTAGAAAAATGACATAGGTCAAGACCTTCAACAGCTGTTACACTGCTGAGAAAATATACAAGGACTACAAAATCACATTCCAAAAAATGCCTCGTTCAGAATACCAGTCAGTAAGTGAAATGTACATAGAAATGCCTCAAAAGTGTATCTTAAACAGGTTGTGAAACCTTAAACACTGATAATGggagtaaaaaaatattttctttacattCAGCACATTGACatttcacaaaaagaaaactcacaTAGCTTAATGTGAAAATATTACAAGCAATATAAGAATACAaaccaaaaagtagaaaaaaaaaagaaagagtcaaTAGATGAGTATAGACCTCAAAACCAAAGAGGTGGAAATATTGAAACCATCTGAAAGATTTTGAAATGGTTTTTTGggcaaaaagacaacctattgaTAAAAACAGGACAATAAGAAATGGATTTGAAATGAACCAAATAGTAATTAATGTAATGACATTTGAAATGAAAACTCAGTGAGTTTATTGGAAGAGTAAATGAGAGAATATTGTTTTCTGGAGATAGATATAACCAAATCACCCAATTGTCAAGGTTTGGGAACGTTAAGATTGACATGAATACTGTTAGTCTGATGTTTAATTTCAGAATTGTCACAAGCAAGGTTGTCATTTATTACTGGTTCTGCCATAAAGAATATCATAAGTCATAAGATATTATCTTGGGTTACAGATGCAGTGTTTATAATACtctgaatttttataataaacttttttccattaaaaaaaaatcttgatacaGAGCTGTCCTATTTGTATAATTACTAATTGTGTGTATCTtttgctatgacaaacctagacagcatattaaaaagcagagacattacttggccgacAAAGgcacatctagtcaaagctgtggtttttccagtagtcttgtatggatgtgagagatggaccataaagaaggctgagcaccaaagaattgatgcttttgaactgtggtgttggagaagacttgagagtcccttgaactgcaaggagatccaaccagtccattctaaaggaaatcagtcctgaatattcattggagggactgatgctgaagctgaagctcccaatactttggccacctaatgtgaagagcggactcatcagaatagaccctgatggtgggaaagatagaaggcaggaggagaaggggacaacacaggacgaaatggttggatgacgtcaccagctcaatggacatcagtttgagcaagctccgggagatggtgaaagacagcgaagcctggtgtgctgcagtccatggggttgcaaagagtcggaaacaactgagcaactgaacagcaacaacagataCACCCTTCAACCAAGCAGTTCCACTTTTAGAAGTTGATCTGAAGGAAATAATTGGATGAATAGGCAGAGATTTATATAATTAGATGTTCATCATCATAGTACAATAACAGATAggcaaggactttcctggtggtctagtggttgagaatctgcttgccaatgcagcagacgaAGATTCTTTCCTTGATCTGGAAAGATTCCCCCATGCCGTGGAGCAgtgaagcccttgtgccacaactattgagccagtgTATatagcctgcaagccacaactgctgagcctgagctcctagagcctgtgctccacagcaagagaactTACCTcggtgagaagcctgtgcactgcagtaAAGAGTAGGCCTcgcttactgcaactagagagtgctCACATGAGGCAACGAAGACCTTAGCGCAGCCAtagataaataaatcttttttttttgtgggggaggaACTGTTAGGAgaagaatttaaattaaaaaataaatagccaaaaattgtttaaaaagtagCCAGTGTGAgtttgattttattaattttgagcTATTATGAAACCATTAAATTGATAGACTCACTCttgatttatttacataaaaaggCATCTTCCTTGTATTATTCCAGTGGGATATGAAGCCACAATCATTTTGGccccattttaaagaaagaatgtaCATGTGTTTATTTGAGTATATCATGAAGTATCTGAAATGGAAAATTGTTTATCTATGGATGATAGTATTTATACCTTCCCTTTTCTAGTGAGAAtacttttatctttgttttcaagTTGAAAAAAATTGTATGCTGGAAATGATGTTTTGATACAGTATCCTTTTCATTGGAAATAATATACTCTTAAAATTGATACCTCTTACCCTTAGTTGTCATTTTAAGAGATTCTTAGAATTGTAAGAGAGTAGTACCACCAGTACCAAATGTAGTTTTCAACGTATTATTCTCTTTAACTCAGTTTATTCAGTGTCAGTATTTGGAAGAAAAAACTCTCTGAAACCAAATtatctgtgttttctgttttatttttatttttcccttctttagTCATAGACCATTTACTAATAGTTAATGTGGAATACTAACTAGTTTAGGATGATTTTAATTAATCTGAGACATTTATTTCTGACAAAGGTGAAAAACCAGATTTCAATATAGTCTTTTAGGAGTTTACAggaaccagatttttttttacttttcttttaggcagaattttaaaaatatcttgatgAAGTGTAACATAAATATAAGTGTAACAACTCAGTGAATTTTCACAAATTCAGCCACCCCTTGTAATGAATATTTagtttaacaaataaaattttaccagCACCCACTAAGATCTATGCTTTTTTCTCATTACTACCACACAGGAGGGGTAATCATTTTCCTGACTTTTATTATCATAATTAGTTGTGCCTCTTTGTGAACTTAATATTCAGTATAAATAGAGTTATACAGTACGTAATTTTATTCTTACTCTATATTCTTTCAGTCTTGTTTGTGAACAGTATCTGTACTATGGTACATAGTCATAGTTTGTTCATAACAGATTTTTTAAGGTAAGTTATAACATTTtcagatataaatatattttaaaatacttaataaagcctttttttaaggctttaatttttaagttttgaaaagTAACTGTAAAAGTGCAAAATGggaatattgtttttttaataagatgGAAATAAAATGTGCTTCTTTAATTACAAGCTTAATATAATTCAGTTGTATATGAGACTGTCAACAAAGCCCTTTTCCTTTTGGGCAAAATTATGAGAGTCCAGTCCAAAACAAGAGATAGTTCTCTTAATTCTGAGTCAGTCAAATATTGGTCATATTTTGTTTCTTCCCTCATAGATTActattttcattacattttagtttattcttccatttttaaCCAGATATGTACGTATTAATATAGCCACATTCCTTTATCCCTGTCTTATACAGAAGGTATTGTTATAACAACTATTGaaattgttgtttttccctttaatAATACATACTCTAGATCATTGCATAGCAGTGTATcgatatttcctttttttcccccagttttttgACACTCCATTGTAtaatatattttgatttatttagcCAGTCCCCTGTAGGTaattatttagatttattttcagattttgctATTAAAATAGTGTTACATGTTTAGCCTTTTGCAAACATTAGATTTTTGCCAGTGTGTCTTGGGTGTGCCAGTGTGTCTTCTGACCTAAAAGTGGGCAAAGGAATTAATGCATGTGTGGTACTTTTCTAGCTATTGCCAATTTCTATTTTGTAGGgattataccattttatatatacCACTTTTCCGTGTATGCATGGATTTGGTTTTGAGTTTTCTATCCTGGTCCATTGGATCCTTTGTCTTTTCGTGCACTACACTATTTTTGTGATAGAAGCTTTAAAAGTTAACATTTGATACAGTTATCCCCTTCTTTTTAGATTTTGCTAGTAttcttgcttatatatttttcctaATGAATGTTAGTAACTTTTCTTATTCCTGAGAGACTCTTGTTGGTGTTTTTATGAGGATCATATTAAATCCATAAATTTGCTTAGGGCAGATTGTCATCTTTATGTCTTCCTATCCACACACGCAGTATGTCTTTACCTTTGTTCAAGTCTTTcatttgtcagttatacctcagttCTAAAAAATCTTTGctgaaacatgaagaaaataatcTTTGTTGTCCAAAAGTAAAGCATACTGTTGTGTGaaattataaattcatttgtaaagTATATAGTGAGGGTTCATGACTTTTATAGCAATTTATATTATGACTTAAGATTTTATATAAAACACAttctaaagaaaatatgaatatattgtCTTTTCTTCTCACATGAAGAGAAAACTCGACTGTTTTTTCAAGATTATAATAAAGAATGTGTTAAAGGAGTGAAAGTTAAGTCAGAGATTGACCTGTATTGGTTTGGAATAATTCAAATCAATTAAAGAGATAAGCACTGAAACATTGTTTTGAATGAGGACCATGGGATATTGTAGCtaacaatatttatcttttcaaaaacagTAATTAATATCGTAATGTATATTTAGTCCATCTAAAGTTAGGTGAAAGTAGACTGggaatttgcctttttaaaataatgtaaaaaaatatcAGGGATATTTCTGGTAGTATATATGTTCATGTGGTTGAAAGTCAAAAAAGACTGCATCTTGATAGCCTCTGATACAGTAGTAGAGGAACTAACATACTGTGACATTAGTGTAACACTAGTTAggtaggtttttttaaaaaagcactacTGCGTATCTTATATCTGATATGTGATCATCTAGTTCTATTGTAATGCTAAACTAAAATGGTATATAAGGTTTACTCTCTCTGAAACCCTTTTCTTATTCAAATTTTAGGATCCTTCAAAGTTGTACAAGAAATCAGGTGATGTTGCAGCCATTGAATGCCAGTCTGAAGAAACCATCCATCTTCATTCACAGGGAGAAAACAGTCCTTTGTCTAAGAAGCTTTCTCCAGTACACTCAGAAATGACAGATTACATTAATGCAACATCATCTACTCTTGTTGGTAGCCGGGATCCTGATTTAAAGGACAGGGCATTACTTAATGGAGGAACAAGCGTAACGGAAAAGTTGGCACAGCTCATTGCAACTTGTCCTCCCTCCAAGTCTTCCAAGACAAAACCGAAGAAGTTAGCAACTGGCACTACTGCAGGATTGGTTAGCAAGGATTTGATCAGGAAAGCAGGTGTTGGCTCTGTAGCTGGAATAATACATAAAGACTTAATAAAAAAACCAACTATCAGCACAGCGGTTGGGTTGGTAACTAAAGATCCTGGGAAAAAGCCAGTGTTTAATGCAACAGTAGGATTGGTCAATAAGGACTCTGTAAAAAAACTAGGAACTGGCACTACAACGGTATTCATTAATAAAGACTTAGGCAAAAAGCCAGGGGCTATCACTACAGTAGGACTGCTGAGCAAAGATACAGGAAAGAAGCTAGGAATTGGTATTGTTCCAGGTTTAGTGAATAAGGAACCTGGGAAGAAACTAGGACTTGGCACTGTGGTTGGACTAGTTAATAAAGACTTGGGAAAGAAATTGGGTTCAACTGTTGGCCTGGTAGCCAAGGACTGTGCAAAGAAGATTGTAGCAAATTCAACAGTGGGATTAGTTAATAAGGACATTGGAAAGAAACTAGTGAGTTGTCCTATGACAGGATTGGTCAATAAAGATGCCATAAACCTTAAAGCGGAAGCTCTGCTCCCCACTCAGGAACCACTTAAGGCTTCTTGTAGTACAAACATCATTAGTCATGAAAGTCAGGACCTTTCTGAATCCCTGAAAGACGGTGCCACCAGCAAAACTTTTGAGAAGAATGTCACACGGCAGAGTAAAGAAAGCATATTGGAAAAGTTCTCAGTTCGAAAGGAAATCAttaatttggagaaagaaatgtttaatgAAGGAACATGTATTCAGCAAGACAGTTTCTCATCCAGTGAAAGGGGGTCTTATGAAACCTCAAAGCATGAAAAGCAACCTCCTGTATATTGCACTTCTCCAGACTTTCAAATGGGAGTTGCTTCTGATGCATCTACAGCAAAATCCCCTTTTAGTGCAGTAGGAGAAAGCAATCTCCCTTCCCCATCACCTACTGTATCTGTTAATCCTTTATCCAGAAGTCCCCCTGAAACTTCTTCACAGATGACTCCTAATCCATTACTTTTAAGTCCTACCACAGAACTAATGGAAGAAATTTCTGAATCTGTTGGAAAGAATCAATTTACTTCTGAAAGTACACATTTGAACATTGGTCATAGGTCTATGGGTCATAGCATGAATATTGAATGTAAAGGGATTGATAAAGAGCTAAATGATTCTAAAACTACACATATAGATATTTCAAGAATAAACTCTTCTCTGGGAAAAAAGCCAAGTTTGACTTCTGAATCCAGTATTCATACAATTACCCCTTCAGTTGTTAACTTCACTAGTTTATTTAGTAACAAGCCCTTTCTGAAACTTGGTGCAGTATCTGCATCTGACAAACACTGCCAAGTTGCTGAAAGCCTAAGCACTACTTTGCAGTCCAAAcccttaaaaaaaaggaaaggaagaaaacctCGGTGGACTAAAGTGGTGGCAAGAAGCACATGCCGGTCTCCAAAAGGGCTAGAATTAGAAAGatcagagctttttaaaaatgttacgtGTAGTTCACTATCAAATAGTAATTCCGAGCCAGCAAAGTTCATGAAAAACATTGGACCATCTTCATTTGTAGATCATGATTTCCTTAAACGCCGATTGCCAAAGTTGAGCAAATCTACAGCTCCTTCTCTTGCTCTCTTAACTGATAGTGAAAAACCATCTCATAAGTCTTTTGCTACTCACAAACTGTCCTCCAGTATGTGTGTCTCTAGTGACCTTTTGTCTGATATTTATAAGCCCAAAAGAGGAAGACCTAAGTCTAAGGAGATGCCTCAACTGGAGGGCCCACCTAAGAGGACTTTAAAAATTCCTGCTTCCAAAGTCTTTTCTTTGCAGTCTAAGGAAGAACAAGAACCCCCAATTTTACAGCCGGAAATTGAGATTCCTTCTTTCAAACAAAgtctgtctgtgtctccttttccAAAAAAGAGAGGCAGACCCAAGAGGCAAATGAGGTCACCAGTCAAGATGAAGCCACCTGTACTATCGGTGGCTCCATTTGTTGCCACTGAAAGTCCAAGCAAGCTTGAATCTGAAAGTGATAACCATAGAAGTAGCAGTGATTTCTTTGAGAGTGAGGATCAACTTCAAGATCCAGATGATCTAGATGACAGTCATAGGCCAACTGTCTGTAGTATGAGTGACCTTGAGATGGAACCAGATAAAAAAATTACCAAGAGAAACAATGGACAATTAATGAAAACAATTATccgcaaaataaataaaatgaagactttaaagagaaagaaactgtTGAATCAAATTCTTTCAAGCTCTGTAGAATCAAGTAATAAAGGGAAAGTGCAATCCAAACTCCATAATACAGTGTCAAGTCTTGCCGCTACATTTGGCTCTAAATTGGGCCAACAGATAAATGTCAGCAAGAAAGGAACCATTTACATAGGAAAGAGGAGAGGTCGAAAACCAAAAACTGTCTTAAATGGCATTCTTTCTGGTAGCCCTACCAGCCTTGCTGTTCTTGAACAAACAGCTCAGCAGGCAGCTGGATCGGCATTAGGACAGATTCTTCCCCCTTTGCTGCCTTCATCTGCTAGTAGTTCTGAGATTCTTCCATCACCTATTTGCTCTCAGTCTTCTGGGACTAGTGGAGGTCAGAGCCCTGTAAGTAGTGATGCAGGCTTTGTTGAACCCAGTTCAGTGCCATATTTGCATTTACACTCCAGACAGGGCAGTATGATTCAGACTCTTGCAATGAAGAAGGCCTCAAAGGGGAGGAGGCGGTTATCTCCTCCTACTTTGTTGCCAAATTCTCCTTCACACTTGAGTGAACTCACATCTCTGAAAGAAGCTACTCCTTCGCCTATTAGTGAATCTCATAGTGATGAGACCATTCCCAGTGATAGTGGAATTGGAACAGATAATAACAGCACATCAGACCGGGCAGAGAAATTTTGTGGGCAAAAAAAGAGGAGGCATTCTTTTGAGCATGTTTCTCTGATTCCCCCTGAAACCTCTACAGTCCTAAGCAGtcttaaagaaaaacataaacataaatgTAAGCGCAGGAATCATGATTACCTCAGCTAtgacaagatgaaaaggcaaaaacgaAAACGGAAAAAGAAATACCCCCAACTCCGAAATAGACAGGATCCAGACTTCATTGCAGATCTGGAGGAATTAATAAGTCGCCTAAGTGAAATTCGAATCACTCATCGAAGTCATCATTTTATTCCCCGAGACCTCCTTCCAACTATTTTTCGGATCAACTTTAATAGTTTCTATACACATCCTTCTTTCCCCCTAGACCCTTTGCACTACATTCGAAAACCTgacttaaaaaagaagagagggagaccCCCTAAGATGAGGGAGGCAATGGCTGAAATGCCTTTTATGCACAGCCTTAGTTTTCCTCTCTCTAGTACTGGATTCTATCCTTCTTACGGCATGCCTTACTCTCCCTCACCCCTTACAGCTGCTCCCATAGGATTAGGTTACTATGGAAGGTATCCCCCCACTCTTTATCCACCTCCTCCATCGCCTTCTTTCACCACTCCACTTCCACCTCCTTCCTATATGCATGCTGGCCATTTACTTCTCAATCCCACCAAATACCATAAGAAAAAGCATAAGTTACTTCGACAGGAGGCCTTTCTTACAACCAGCAGGACTCCCCTCCTTTCCATGAGTACTTACCCTAGCGTCCCTCCTGAGATGGCCTATGGTTGGATGGTTGAGCACAAACACAGGCACCGGCACAAACACAGAGAACATCGTTCTTCTGAGCAACCGCAGGTTTCCATGGACGCTGGCTCTTCCAGATCCGTCCTAGAATCTTTGAAGCGCTATCGATTTGGAAAGGACACTGTTGGAGAGCGATATAAACATAAGGAAAAGCACCGGTGTCATATGTCCTGCCCTCATCTCTCTCCTTCAAAAAGTTTAATAAACAGAGAAGAACAGTGGGTGCACCGAGAGCCTTCAGAATCTAGTCCATTGGCCTTGGGATTGCAGACACCTTTACAGATTGACTGTTCAGAAAGTTCTCCGAGTTTATCCCTTGGAGGATTCACTCCCAACTCTGATCCAGCCAGCAGTGATGAACATACAAACCTTTTCACAAGTGCAATAGGGAGCTGCAGAGTTTCAAACCCTAACTCCAGTGGCCGGAAGAAATTAACTGACAGCCCTGGACTGTTTTCTGCACAGGACACTTCACTAAATCGGCCTCACAGAAAGGAACCACTGCCTTCCAGCGAAAGGGCAGTACAGACCTTAACAGGTAAGAGGTTTATTTTGTTGCCAGTTGTTTGTGTTAGAGAAATGGTGAATTTTGCTTA
It contains:
- the ASH1L gene encoding histone-lysine N-methyltransferase ASH1L isoform X2, translating into MDPRNTAMLGLGSDSEGFSRKSPSAINTGTLVSKREVELENNTKEEEDLRKWNRERNTEAGKDNGLTDAQQQFSVKETNFTEGNLKLKIGLQAKRTKKPPKNLENYVCRPAIKTTIKHPRKALKSGKMTDEKNEHCPSRRDPSKLYKKSGDVAAIECQSEETIHLHSQGENSPLSKKLSPVHSEMTDYINATSSTLVGSRDPDLKDRALLNGGTSVTEKLAQLIATCPPSKSSKTKPKKLATGTTAGLVSKDLIRKAGVGSVAGIIHKDLIKKPTISTAVGLVTKDPGKKPVFNATVGLVNKDSVKKLGTGTTTVFINKDLGKKPGAITTVGLLSKDTGKKLGIGIVPGLVNKEPGKKLGLGTVVGLVNKDLGKKLGSTVGLVAKDCAKKIVANSTVGLVNKDIGKKLVSCPMTGLVNKDAINLKAEALLPTQEPLKASCSTNIISHESQDLSESLKDGATSKTFEKNVTRQSKESILEKFSVRKEIINLEKEMFNEGTCIQQDSFSSSERGSYETSKHEKQPPVYCTSPDFQMGVASDASTAKSPFSAVGESNLPSPSPTVSVNPLSRSPPETSSQMTPNPLLLSPTTELMEEISESVGKNQFTSESTHLNIGHRSMGHSMNIECKGIDKELNDSKTTHIDISRINSSLGKKPSLTSESSIHTITPSVVNFTSLFSNKPFLKLGAVSASDKHCQVAESLSTTLQSKPLKKRKGRKPRWTKVVARSTCRSPKGLELERSELFKNVTCSSLSNSNSEPAKFMKNIGPSSFVDHDFLKRRLPKLSKSTAPSLALLTDSEKPSHKSFATHKLSSSMCVSSDLLSDIYKPKRGRPKSKEMPQLEGPPKRTLKIPASKVFSLQSKEEQEPPILQPEIEIPSFKQSLSVSPFPKKRGRPKRQMRSPVKMKPPVLSVAPFVATESPSKLESESDNHRSSSDFFESEDQLQDPDDLDDSHRPTVCSMSDLEMEPDKKITKRNNGQLMKTIIRKINKMKTLKRKKLLNQILSSSVESSNKGKVQSKLHNTVSSLAATFGSKLGQQINVSKKGTIYIGKRRGRKPKTVLNGILSGSPTSLAVLEQTAQQAAGSALGQILPPLLPSSASSSEILPSPICSQSSGTSGGQSPVSSDAGFVEPSSVPYLHLHSRQGSMIQTLAMKKASKGRRRLSPPTLLPNSPSHLSELTSLKEATPSPISESHSDETIPSDSGIGTDNNSTSDRAEKFCGQKKRRHSFEHVSLIPPETSTVLSSLKEKHKHKCKRRNHDYLSYDKMKRQKRKRKKKYPQLRNRQDPDFIADLEELISRLSEIRITHRSHHFIPRDLLPTIFRINFNSFYTHPSFPLDPLHYIRKPDLKKKRGRPPKMREAMAEMPFMHSLSFPLSSTGFYPSYGMPYSPSPLTAAPIGLGYYGRYPPTLYPPPPSPSFTTPLPPPSYMHAGHLLLNPTKYHKKKHKLLRQEAFLTTSRTPLLSMSTYPSVPPEMAYGWMVEHKHRHRHKHREHRSSEQPQVSMDAGSSRSVLESLKRYRFGKDTVGERYKHKEKHRCHMSCPHLSPSKSLINREEQWVHREPSESSPLALGLQTPLQIDCSESSPSLSLGGFTPNSDPASSDEHTNLFTSAIGSCRVSNPNSSGRKKLTDSPGLFSAQDTSLNRPHRKEPLPSSERAVQTLTGSQPASDKSSQRPSESTNCSPARKRSSSESTSSTVNGVPSRSPRLVSSGDDSVDSLLQRMVQHEDQEPLEKNIDAVIASASVPPSSSPVHSLSKERTLGKPDSLLVPAVPSDSCSSSISLLSEKLPSSHSPHHIKRSVVEAMQRQARKMCNYDKILATKKNLDHVNKILKAKKLQRQARTGNNFVKRRPGRPRKCPLQAVVSMQAFQAAQFVGSELNEGEEGTALHLGPDTVTDVIEAVVQSVNLNPDHKKGLKRKSWLLEEQTKKKQKPFPEEEEEEENAKSPKSRLIQLKKEKLEYTPGEHEYGLFPAPIHVGKYLRQKRIDFQLPYDILWQWKHNQLYKKPDVPLYKKIRSNVYVDVKPLSGYEATTCNCKKPDDDTKKGCVDDCLNRMIFAECSPNTCPCGEQCCNQRIQRHEWVQCLERFRAEEKGWGIRTKEPLKAGQFIIEYLGEVVSEQEFRNRMIEQYHNHSDHYCLNLDSGMVIDSYRMGNEARFINHSCDPNCEMQKWSVNGVYRIGLYALKDMPAGTELTYDYNFHSFNVEKQQLCKCGFEKCRGIIGGKSQRMNGLTSNKSSQPVTSHKKSGRSKEKRKSKHKLKKRRGHLSEEPSENINTPTRLTPQLQMKPMSNRERNFVLKHHVFLVRNWEKIRQKQEEVKHTSDNIHSASLYTRWNGICRDDGNIKSDVFMTQFSALQTARSVRTRRLAAAEENIEVARAARLAQIFKEICDGIISYKDSSRQSLAAPLLNLPPKKKNADYYEKISDPLDLSTIEKQILIGYYKTVEAFDADMLKVFRNAEKYYGRKSPVGRDVCRLRKAYYNARHEASAQIDEIVGETASEADSSETSVSEKENGHEKDDDVIRCICGLYKDEGLMIQCDKCMVWQHCDCMGVNSDVEHYLCEQCDPRPVDREVPMIPRPHYTQPGCVYFICLLRDDLLLRQGDCVYLMRDSRRTPDGHPVRQSYRLLSHINRDKLDIFRIEKLWKNEKEERFAFGHHYFRPHETHHSPSRRFYHNELFRVPLYEIIPLEAVVGTCCVLDLYTYCKGRPKGVKEQDVYICDYRLDKSAHLFYKIHRNRYPVCTKPYAFDHFPKKLTPKRDFSPHYVPDNYKRNGGRSSWKSERSKPPLKDLGQEDDALPLIEEVLASQEQAANEMPSLEEPEREGATAENSESEKKKEESSQEPQVACTPEERRHNQRERLNQILLNLLEKIPGKNAIDVTYLLEEGSGRKLRRRTLFIPENSFRK
- the ASH1L gene encoding histone-lysine N-methyltransferase ASH1L isoform X4, with the protein product MTDYINATSSTLVGSRDPDLKDRALLNGGTSVTEKLAQLIATCPPSKSSKTKPKKLATGTTAGLVSKDLIRKAGVGSVAGIIHKDLIKKPTISTAVGLVTKDPGKKPVFNATVGLVNKDSVKKLGTGTTTVFINKDLGKKPGAITTVGLLSKDTGKKLGIGIVPGLVNKEPGKKLGLGTVVGLVNKDLGKKLGSTVGLVAKDCAKKIVANSTVGLVNKDIGKKLVSCPMTGLVNKDAINLKAEALLPTQEPLKASCSTNIISHESQDLSESLKDGATSKTFEKNVTRQSKESILEKFSVRKEIINLEKEMFNEGTCIQQDSFSSSERGSYETSKHEKQPPVYCTSPDFQMGVASDASTAKSPFSAVGESNLPSPSPTVSVNPLSRSPPETSSQMTPNPLLLSPTTELMEEISESVGKNQFTSESTHLNIGHRSMGHSMNIECKGIDKELNDSKTTHIDISRINSSLGKKPSLTSESSIHTITPSVVNFTSLFSNKPFLKLGAVSASDKHCQVAESLSTTLQSKPLKKRKGRKPRWTKVVARSTCRSPKGLELERSELFKNVTCSSLSNSNSEPAKFMKNIGPSSFVDHDFLKRRLPKLSKSTAPSLALLTDSEKPSHKSFATHKLSSSMCVSSDLLSDIYKPKRGRPKSKEMPQLEGPPKRTLKIPASKVFSLQSKEEQEPPILQPEIEIPSFKQSLSVSPFPKKRGRPKRQMRSPVKMKPPVLSVAPFVATESPSKLESESDNHRSSSDFFESEDQLQDPDDLDDSHRPTVCSMSDLEMEPDKKITKRNNGQLMKTIIRKINKMKTLKRKKLLNQILSSSVESSNKGKVQSKLHNTVSSLAATFGSKLGQQINVSKKGTIYIGKRRGRKPKTVLNGILSGSPTSLAVLEQTAQQAAGSALGQILPPLLPSSASSSEILPSPICSQSSGTSGGQSPVSSDAGFVEPSSVPYLHLHSRQGSMIQTLAMKKASKGRRRLSPPTLLPNSPSHLSELTSLKEATPSPISESHSDETIPSDSGIGTDNNSTSDRAEKFCGQKKRRHSFEHVSLIPPETSTVLSSLKEKHKHKCKRRNHDYLSYDKMKRQKRKRKKKYPQLRNRQDPDFIADLEELISRLSEIRITHRSHHFIPRDLLPTIFRINFNSFYTHPSFPLDPLHYIRKPDLKKKRGRPPKMREAMAEMPFMHSLSFPLSSTGFYPSYGMPYSPSPLTAAPIGLGYYGRYPPTLYPPPPSPSFTTPLPPPSYMHAGHLLLNPTKYHKKKHKLLRQEAFLTTSRTPLLSMSTYPSVPPEMAYGWMVEHKHRHRHKHREHRSSEQPQVSMDAGSSRSVLESLKRYRFGKDTVGERYKHKEKHRCHMSCPHLSPSKSLINREEQWVHREPSESSPLALGLQTPLQIDCSESSPSLSLGGFTPNSDPASSDEHTNLFTSAIGSCRVSNPNSSGRKKLTDSPGLFSAQDTSLNRPHRKEPLPSSERAVQTLTGSQPASDKSSQRPSESTNCSPARKRSSSESTSSTVNGVPSRSPRLVSSGDDSVDSLLQRMVQHEDQEPLEKNIDAVIASASVPPSSSPVHSLSKERTLGKPDSLLVPAVPSDSCSSSISLLSEKLPSSHSPHHIKRSVVEAMQRQARKMCNYDKILATKKNLDHVNKILKAKKLQRQARTGNNFVKRRPGRPRKCPLQAVVSMQAFQAAQFVGSELNEGEEGTALHLGPDTVTDVIEAVVQSVNLNPDHKKGLKRKSWLLEEQTKKKQKPFPEEEEEEENAKSFTEAAVEIPSPPETPAKPPEPESTLQPVLSLIPREKKAPRPPKKKYQKAGLYSDVYKTTDPKSRLIQLKKEKLEYTPGEHEYGLFPAPIHVGKYLRQKRIDFQLPYDILWQWKHNQLYKKPDVPLYKKIRSNVYVDVKPLSGYEATTCNCKKPDDDTKKGCVDDCLNRMIFAECSPNTCPCGEQCCNQRIQRHEWVQCLERFRAEEKGWGIRTKEPLKAGQFIIEYLGEVVSEQEFRNRMIEQYHNHSDHYCLNLDSGMVIDSYRMGNEARFINHSCDPNCEMQKWSVNGVYRIGLYALKDMPAGTELTYDYNFHSFNVEKQQLCKCGFEKCRGIIGGKSQRMNGLTSNKSSQPVTSHKKSGRSKEKRKSKHKLKKRRGHLSEEPSENINTPTRLTPQLQMKPMSNRERNFVLKHHVFLVRNWEKIRQKQEEVKHTSDNIHSASLYTRWNGICRDDGNIKSDVFMTQFSALQTARSVRTRRLAAAEENIEVARAARLAQIFKEICDGIISYKDSSRQSLAAPLLNLPPKKKNADYYEKISDPLDLSTIEKQILIGYYKTVEAFDADMLKVFRNAEKYYGRKSPVGRDVCRLRKAYYNARHEASAQIDEIVGETASEADSSETSVSEKENGHEKDDDVIRCICGLYKDEGLMIQCDKCMVWQHCDCMGVNSDVEHYLCEQCDPRPVDREVPMIPRPHYTQPGCVYFICLLRDDLLLRQGDCVYLMRDSRRTPDGHPVRQSYRLLSHINRDKLDIFRIEKLWKNEKEERFAFGHHYFRPHETHHSPSRRFYHNELFRVPLYEIIPLEAVVGTCCVLDLYTYCKGRPKGVKEQDVYICDYRLDKSAHLFYKIHRNRYPVCTKPYAFDHFPKKLTPKRDFSPHYVPDNYKRNGGRSSWKSERSKPPLKDLGQEDDALPLIEEVLASQEQAANEMPSLEEPEREGATAENSESEKKKEESSQEPQVACTPEERRHNQRERLNQILLNLLEKIPGKNAIDVTYLLEEGSGRKLRRRTLFIPENSFRK